CATCACCTTAATGCCTTGCTTCTTAAACGAGCGCTCAAGCTGCTTCGACACCTCCTCGTCCTCTAGCGGAACGATGTTGGGCAGGTACTCCACCAGGGTAACCTTGGTTCCGATGGTGTTGTAGAAGTAGGCAAACTCGCTACCAATGGCACCCGATCCAACCACTACCATCGACTCGGGCTGCTTTGGAAGCACCAGCGCCTGGCGGTAGCCAATGATCTTCTCCCCATCGATAGGCATGTTAGGAAGGATGCGGCTGCGGGCTCCCGTTGCTAGGATGATGTTGTCGGCCTCTACCAGGGTGGTGGTGCCATCGTCGGCCTTCACCTCTATGGTGTTGGCGCCAGCTAGCTTACCGAAGCCTTGGATAACCTCTATCTTATTTTTTTTGAATAGGAACTGGATGCCCTTGCTCATACCGTCGGCTACGCCACGGCTGCGGGCTACAATGGCCTCAAAGTCGGCGGTGATGCCGCCCTCTAGCTTAACGCCGTACTCGGCAGCGTGCTTGGCGTACTCAAATACCGATGCGCTTTTTAGCAGCGCCTTGGTTGGGATACATCCCCAGTTAAGGCAGATACCACCAAGCTCAGCTTTTTCTACTACAGCAACGCTCTTGCCCAGCTGGCTAGCGCGGATTGCGGCTACGTAGCCACCAGGACCACTACCTATTACTACTAAATCGAACTTCATTACTTTTGTTTTTTATGTAGTTTAGTTTTCACTTTTTTATTTTTGTCGGCCTACCCGTTATGTCGGTATCGGCCTCGCCATTTTAACGTTTTGGTGGGATGATCTCCCGGCTGCGCTCTTTGGTTGGGCGTTGGTTATCAGCGGTAATCCTTCCGCCTCATGGCCCATTCAATCCCCTTGCAAATTAACCAAATTATCGATTGTGCCAATATGATGGCCGCGCCCGAGGGGAGGTTAGCTTCGAAGCTGAAGTATAGCCCCACCATCATTCCAACAAACCCCAAAACAACCGAACCGACCATTATGTTTTTGAAATCTTTGTAAAAGATGTTCGCCGTAACCACCGGAATGGTGAGCAGCGCAATGAGCAGCACAATGCCAACCACCCTTATGCATATTACAATGGTAAGGGAGATGAGGATCATCATCAGGTAGTTGGTTAGCTTTACCGAGGCGTTTTGGGTAATGGCAAACTCCTTGTCGAAGGCTATGTACAGGATGGTTCTTAAGCCAAAGGTAAATAGCAGTATCAGGGCTACGTTCAGTATAAGCATCACCAGCAGGTCTACCTGGGTTACTCCAAGCAGCCCGCCAAACAGGAAGCTCATCAGGTTGGGGGCATAGCCGGGTGTCATCGAAACGAATATCACCCCAATGGCGGTGCCGATAGCCCAAAGTATGCCGATGGCCGAGTCTTCGCGCATCCGGGTCTTGTCGGCAAAGTACTCTATCCCCAGGGCTGATATGGCCGAAAAGACAAACGCGCCAAGAATGGGGTTCATGCCAAGGTAGTAGGCAATCCCAATACCGCCAAAGGAGGAGTGGGTGATGCCGCCGCTAAGGAATACCAGCCTACGGGCTACAATGTAGGTGCCTATTATGCCGCAGGCAATGCTCACCAGCAGCCCGGCAAGAAAGGCATTCTGTAGAAACTGGTAGCTGAATATGTCGTGTATAAACTCAATCATTGCTCGCTATGATTTTTGAGGACGGTGTGGGGGATATGCCCATGCGTGATTAGCTGTATGGGGCAGTTGTAGCTCTTTAGCTGCTCCTCGCTGATGATGTTCGAGGCATGGTAGTGCAAATGGCGGTTTACGCACGCTATCGACTTTACGTAGGAGCTGATGGTTCCCAAATCGTGCGATACGATGATGATGGCCATCTCGCGGTTTAGCTGGTTGAGGAGCTCGTACAGCTCGCCTTCAAACTTGTTGTCCACGTAGGTATTTGGCTCGTCAAGTATCAGCAGCTTGGGCTTGGATATGAGGGCGCGGCAAAGGAATGCGCGCTGCATTTGTCCGCCCGAGAGCTCGCCAATTACCTTCTTGCGCAGGTGCTCGATGCCTGTTTGGTGTAGCAGCTCGCGCACGCGTTGCTTATCGTCGTTGGTGTAGCGGCTAAAGAACCCTTTGCGCGACATGATGCCCGAGAGTACCACCTCCTGTACCGTTATCGGAAACTTCTTGTCTATGTTGTTTACCTGTGGCAGGTAGCCAATAAAGTCGCGCTGCCCGGTGGCCGATCCCGGAAGCGCTATGGTTCCGGTGTAGGGGGCAAGAATGCCCAGTATCACCTTTAGCAGGGTGGTTTTCCCGCCGCCGTTGGGGCCAATAACCCCAATATAGTCCTGCTCCTTAACCTCAAAGTTTACCTTCTGAAGCGCTACGGAACCGTCGTATCCGGCTGTAATATCGGTTAGCTCTACTAGCTTTTTCATTAGCGGTTGGCGGAGTATAGGGTCTCTATAATTTGGTTCATGTTGCCTACCCAGTCGTACGCAAAGGTGTTGATGGGTTCGACGGTTGCGCCAATTTCGCCCGCAAAGCTTTTGATGATGCTCATGTCAAACTCCTTCTGCACAAATATCTTTTTAATGCCGTTGGTTTTGGCAATGGTAACCAGCTCTTTTATGTGGTTGGCGTCGGGTTCCTTCCCGTCTTTTTCTATGGATATTTGCTCCATCCCATACTCTTTAGCAAAGTAGGATAGGGCGGGGTGGTATATGATAAACTTTTTATTCGTTAGGTTGATGAGCTTGCTTTTGGCTGCGGCATCAACGCTGTCGATAGAGGCTGTTAGCGCGTTGTAGTTGCGGGTGTACGCCTCCTTGTTGGAGGGAAACAGGCGCACTAGCTCGTTGTAGGCAGCCTGTGCCATTGCCTTGTAGTTTTTGGGCGATAGCCAGAAGTGCGGATCAACACCTCCATGCGAGTGGTGGTGCCCATGTTCGTGCTCTCCTTCGGTATGGGTGCAGGCTTCTGGCTCCTCGTAGATGCCTTCGGCCAGATTCTTGTAGCTAAGTTTCGCGTTGTTGGCCTTTATATTTTGTAGCCACTTTTGCTCAAATTCAAGGTTCGATATGCCAAAAAAGATGCTCGATTTGGCTACATCCTTCATTTGGGTGGGGGTTGGCTCGTAGGTCTCCTGGCAGGCACCGGTGGCAACCATTACGTTTACATCGAGCTCGTTGCCCGAAATCCTATCTACCAAATATTTTATGGGGGGGATGCTTACGGTTACCATCTCCTTTTTTGCTCCCTTACTGCCGTTGCCATTTCCGCACGATACCAGCCCAAGGGTGGCTACTGCTGCCAGCGTTATTCCAAAAATTGATCGTAGGCGTATGCTGTTTCTATTTGGTTTATGGTTCATCTTTTTCTTTTTTATGTGTTCTAAAGCCGCAGTGGCTGTTCAATATTTTATTGACGATGCTAAATACAATTTTCTGATGCTAATGTTCATCGGGTTTCCGAATATTGACTTTTAGCAGGTTTTGTGCCAGCTAGCCTCTATGCTGAATTCCGTACTTTCGCATCTTGAGGTAAAGCGTGTTTCGGCTCAGCCCAAGTATCTTTGCTATTTGGCTGATGTTTCCCTCCAGCTCCTTTACCGCTTGGGTTATCATCCTCTTTTCCATTTCGTCTATGGTTATCAGCGGCGTCTTCCTATCGGCCGACCTTCTATCTGTTGGCTCGTTTAGGAGCGGTATGTTTCCTACGTTGGGTAGATTCTTTACCTGATCTTTGCTTACATCCCATACGATATTGCCGTTTAGGTTTACCGTCTTCTCGATAAAGTTTTCGAGCTCGCGTACGTTACCAGGCCAGCTGTAGTTAAGCAGAAAGCGGTAAACTTCCGAGGATATCTCCGGAACGTCCTTGTTTAGCTTTAGCGCTTTGGAGTGTAGGAAGTAGCTTATGAGCATGGGGATGTCCTCCTTGCGCTCTTTTAGCGATGGAATGCGAAGTGGAATTACGCTTAAGCGGTAGTACAGGTCGAGACGGAACTTACCCTGCTTAATCTCCTCCTTTAGATCCTTAT
This region of Alistipes sp. ZOR0009 genomic DNA includes:
- a CDS encoding metal ABC transporter permease; protein product: MIEFIHDIFSYQFLQNAFLAGLLVSIACGIIGTYIVARRLVFLSGGITHSSFGGIGIAYYLGMNPILGAFVFSAISALGIEYFADKTRMREDSAIGILWAIGTAIGVIFVSMTPGYAPNLMSFLFGGLLGVTQVDLLVMLILNVALILLFTFGLRTILYIAFDKEFAITQNASVKLTNYLMMILISLTIVICIRVVGIVLLIALLTIPVVTANIFYKDFKNIMVGSVVLGFVGMMVGLYFSFEANLPSGAAIILAQSIIWLICKGIEWAMRRKDYR
- a CDS encoding metal ABC transporter ATP-binding protein — translated: MKKLVELTDITAGYDGSVALQKVNFEVKEQDYIGVIGPNGGGKTTLLKVILGILAPYTGTIALPGSATGQRDFIGYLPQVNNIDKKFPITVQEVVLSGIMSRKGFFSRYTNDDKQRVRELLHQTGIEHLRKKVIGELSGGQMQRAFLCRALISKPKLLILDEPNTYVDNKFEGELYELLNQLNREMAIIIVSHDLGTISSYVKSIACVNRHLHYHASNIISEEQLKSYNCPIQLITHGHIPHTVLKNHSEQ
- a CDS encoding metal ABC transporter solute-binding protein, Zn/Mn family; translation: MNHKPNRNSIRLRSIFGITLAAVATLGLVSCGNGNGSKGAKKEMVTVSIPPIKYLVDRISGNELDVNVMVATGACQETYEPTPTQMKDVAKSSIFFGISNLEFEQKWLQNIKANNAKLSYKNLAEGIYEEPEACTHTEGEHEHGHHHSHGGVDPHFWLSPKNYKAMAQAAYNELVRLFPSNKEAYTRNYNALTASIDSVDAAAKSKLINLTNKKFIIYHPALSYFAKEYGMEQISIEKDGKEPDANHIKELVTIAKTNGIKKIFVQKEFDMSIIKSFAGEIGATVEPINTFAYDWVGNMNQIIETLYSANR